A region from the Manihot esculenta cultivar AM560-2 chromosome 13, M.esculenta_v8, whole genome shotgun sequence genome encodes:
- the LOC122721624 gene encoding B3 domain-containing transcription factor VRN1-like isoform X2: protein METEPHFFKLILDASIQEGKLIPKKFIRKHGKDLPSPVILKVANGSIWKIELSKCHGEVWLEKGWQEFAKHHSLDHGYFLVFKYEGHGHFCVFILDKSASEIQYPCEGICTADQKPEPVVENNEDGFSVEIMDDPSQGRKAGEMSPLSPHQQSCKRTRTDPTAKTLDSMFCSSTEYLSNKATPSTCIKVESSICSKGFGGMLKQLTGSKKDACRKRTRSDSKALANANKFVSSNPFFKSVVWLDKRKNSIVCVPVSFSRRNIKDCVANLTLQFGDRLWPVKLIRYSKWNVVRFCSGWSVFARENSLEMGDVCIFELIKIDVLNVYIFKCDK from the exons ATGGAGACAGAACCCCATTTCTTCAAGCTAATTCTTGATGCTTCTATCCAGGAGGGAAAACTT ATTCCCAAAAAGTTCATAAGGAAGCATGGAAAGGATTTGCCAAGTCCAGTGATCCTTAAGGTCGCCAATGGTTCTATATGGAAAATAGAGTTGTCCAAATGCCATGGTGAAGTTTGGCTGGAGAAGGGTTGGCAGGAATTTGCTAAGCATCACTCTCTGGACCATGGATACTTTTTAGTCTTCAAATATGAAGGACATGGCCATTTCTGTGTGTTCATACTTGACAAGAGTGCATCAGAGATACAGTATCCATGTGAAGGGATCTGCACTGCAGATCAAAAGCCTGAACCTGTGGTGGAAAATAATGAAGATGGTTTCTCTGTTGAAATCATGGATGATCCGTCTCAAGGAAGAAAAGCTGGGGAGATGTCACCATTATCACCACATCAGCAGTCTTGCAAAAGAACCAGAACTGATCCAACTGCTAAAACATTGGATTCGATGTTTTGCAGTTCAACTGAATATCTTAGCAATAAAGCCACTCCATCTACTTGTATAAAGGTTGAGAGTTCAATTTGTTCCAAGGGATTTGGAG GAATGCTCAAGCAATTAACAGGAAGCAAAAAGGATGCCTGTAGGAAGAGAACAAGGAGTGATTCTAAAGCTCTTGCGAATGCAAACAAGTTCGTGTCGAGTAATCCATTCTTCAAGTCTGTTGTCTGGTTAGATAAGCGGAAGAATTCTATTGTG TGTGTCCCAGTGAGCTTCAGCCGGAGAAACATTAAGGACTGCGTAGCAAATTTAACACTTCAATTTGGTGATAGATTATGGCCTGTGAAGTTGATAAGATATTCAAAGTGGAATGTAGTAAGGTTTTGCAGCGGTTGGTCTGTATTTGCACGGGAAAATTCACTAGAAATGGGAGATGTTTGCATCTTTGAGCTGATAAAGATTGATGTGTTGAATGTATACATTTTCAAATGTGATAAATAA
- the LOC122721624 gene encoding B3 domain-containing transcription factor VRN1-like isoform X1: METEPHFFKLILDASIQEGKLEIPKKFIRKHGKDLPSPVILKVANGSIWKIELSKCHGEVWLEKGWQEFAKHHSLDHGYFLVFKYEGHGHFCVFILDKSASEIQYPCEGICTADQKPEPVVENNEDGFSVEIMDDPSQGRKAGEMSPLSPHQQSCKRTRTDPTAKTLDSMFCSSTEYLSNKATPSTCIKVESSICSKGFGGMLKQLTGSKKDACRKRTRSDSKALANANKFVSSNPFFKSVVWLDKRKNSIVCVPVSFSRRNIKDCVANLTLQFGDRLWPVKLIRYSKWNVVRFCSGWSVFARENSLEMGDVCIFELIKIDVLNVYIFKCDK; the protein is encoded by the exons ATGGAGACAGAACCCCATTTCTTCAAGCTAATTCTTGATGCTTCTATCCAGGAGGGAAAACTT GAGATTCCCAAAAAGTTCATAAGGAAGCATGGAAAGGATTTGCCAAGTCCAGTGATCCTTAAGGTCGCCAATGGTTCTATATGGAAAATAGAGTTGTCCAAATGCCATGGTGAAGTTTGGCTGGAGAAGGGTTGGCAGGAATTTGCTAAGCATCACTCTCTGGACCATGGATACTTTTTAGTCTTCAAATATGAAGGACATGGCCATTTCTGTGTGTTCATACTTGACAAGAGTGCATCAGAGATACAGTATCCATGTGAAGGGATCTGCACTGCAGATCAAAAGCCTGAACCTGTGGTGGAAAATAATGAAGATGGTTTCTCTGTTGAAATCATGGATGATCCGTCTCAAGGAAGAAAAGCTGGGGAGATGTCACCATTATCACCACATCAGCAGTCTTGCAAAAGAACCAGAACTGATCCAACTGCTAAAACATTGGATTCGATGTTTTGCAGTTCAACTGAATATCTTAGCAATAAAGCCACTCCATCTACTTGTATAAAGGTTGAGAGTTCAATTTGTTCCAAGGGATTTGGAG GAATGCTCAAGCAATTAACAGGAAGCAAAAAGGATGCCTGTAGGAAGAGAACAAGGAGTGATTCTAAAGCTCTTGCGAATGCAAACAAGTTCGTGTCGAGTAATCCATTCTTCAAGTCTGTTGTCTGGTTAGATAAGCGGAAGAATTCTATTGTG TGTGTCCCAGTGAGCTTCAGCCGGAGAAACATTAAGGACTGCGTAGCAAATTTAACACTTCAATTTGGTGATAGATTATGGCCTGTGAAGTTGATAAGATATTCAAAGTGGAATGTAGTAAGGTTTTGCAGCGGTTGGTCTGTATTTGCACGGGAAAATTCACTAGAAATGGGAGATGTTTGCATCTTTGAGCTGATAAAGATTGATGTGTTGAATGTATACATTTTCAAATGTGATAAATAA
- the LOC122721624 gene encoding B3 domain-containing protein Os03g0619800-like isoform X4: METEPHFFKLILDASIQEGKLEIPKKFIRKHGKDLPSPVILKVANGSIWKIELSKCHGEVWLEKGWQEFAKHHSLDHGYFLVFKYEGHGHFCVFILDKSASEIQYPCEGICTADQKPEPVVENNEDGFSVEIMDDPSQGRKAGEMSPLSPHQQSCKRTRTDPTAKTLDSMFCSSTEYLSNKATPSTCIKVESSICSKGFGGMLKQLTGSKKDACRKRTRSDSKALANANKFVSSNPFFKSVVWLDKRKNSIVKFRTSSLQAATYTRAEN, translated from the exons ATGGAGACAGAACCCCATTTCTTCAAGCTAATTCTTGATGCTTCTATCCAGGAGGGAAAACTT GAGATTCCCAAAAAGTTCATAAGGAAGCATGGAAAGGATTTGCCAAGTCCAGTGATCCTTAAGGTCGCCAATGGTTCTATATGGAAAATAGAGTTGTCCAAATGCCATGGTGAAGTTTGGCTGGAGAAGGGTTGGCAGGAATTTGCTAAGCATCACTCTCTGGACCATGGATACTTTTTAGTCTTCAAATATGAAGGACATGGCCATTTCTGTGTGTTCATACTTGACAAGAGTGCATCAGAGATACAGTATCCATGTGAAGGGATCTGCACTGCAGATCAAAAGCCTGAACCTGTGGTGGAAAATAATGAAGATGGTTTCTCTGTTGAAATCATGGATGATCCGTCTCAAGGAAGAAAAGCTGGGGAGATGTCACCATTATCACCACATCAGCAGTCTTGCAAAAGAACCAGAACTGATCCAACTGCTAAAACATTGGATTCGATGTTTTGCAGTTCAACTGAATATCTTAGCAATAAAGCCACTCCATCTACTTGTATAAAGGTTGAGAGTTCAATTTGTTCCAAGGGATTTGGAG GAATGCTCAAGCAATTAACAGGAAGCAAAAAGGATGCCTGTAGGAAGAGAACAAGGAGTGATTCTAAAGCTCTTGCGAATGCAAACAAGTTCGTGTCGAGTAATCCATTCTTCAAGTCTGTTGTCTGGTTAGATAAGCGGAAGAATTCTATTGTG
- the LOC122721624 gene encoding B3 domain-containing transcription factor VRN1-like isoform X3 gives MNQEIPKKFIRKHGKDLPSPVILKVANGSIWKIELSKCHGEVWLEKGWQEFAKHHSLDHGYFLVFKYEGHGHFCVFILDKSASEIQYPCEGICTADQKPEPVVENNEDGFSVEIMDDPSQGRKAGEMSPLSPHQQSCKRTRTDPTAKTLDSMFCSSTEYLSNKATPSTCIKVESSICSKGFGGMLKQLTGSKKDACRKRTRSDSKALANANKFVSSNPFFKSVVWLDKRKNSIVCVPVSFSRRNIKDCVANLTLQFGDRLWPVKLIRYSKWNVVRFCSGWSVFARENSLEMGDVCIFELIKIDVLNVYIFKCDK, from the exons ATGAATCAGGAGATTCCCAAAAAGTTCATAAGGAAGCATGGAAAGGATTTGCCAAGTCCAGTGATCCTTAAGGTCGCCAATGGTTCTATATGGAAAATAGAGTTGTCCAAATGCCATGGTGAAGTTTGGCTGGAGAAGGGTTGGCAGGAATTTGCTAAGCATCACTCTCTGGACCATGGATACTTTTTAGTCTTCAAATATGAAGGACATGGCCATTTCTGTGTGTTCATACTTGACAAGAGTGCATCAGAGATACAGTATCCATGTGAAGGGATCTGCACTGCAGATCAAAAGCCTGAACCTGTGGTGGAAAATAATGAAGATGGTTTCTCTGTTGAAATCATGGATGATCCGTCTCAAGGAAGAAAAGCTGGGGAGATGTCACCATTATCACCACATCAGCAGTCTTGCAAAAGAACCAGAACTGATCCAACTGCTAAAACATTGGATTCGATGTTTTGCAGTTCAACTGAATATCTTAGCAATAAAGCCACTCCATCTACTTGTATAAAGGTTGAGAGTTCAATTTGTTCCAAGGGATTTGGAG GAATGCTCAAGCAATTAACAGGAAGCAAAAAGGATGCCTGTAGGAAGAGAACAAGGAGTGATTCTAAAGCTCTTGCGAATGCAAACAAGTTCGTGTCGAGTAATCCATTCTTCAAGTCTGTTGTCTGGTTAGATAAGCGGAAGAATTCTATTGTG TGTGTCCCAGTGAGCTTCAGCCGGAGAAACATTAAGGACTGCGTAGCAAATTTAACACTTCAATTTGGTGATAGATTATGGCCTGTGAAGTTGATAAGATATTCAAAGTGGAATGTAGTAAGGTTTTGCAGCGGTTGGTCTGTATTTGCACGGGAAAATTCACTAGAAATGGGAGATGTTTGCATCTTTGAGCTGATAAAGATTGATGTGTTGAATGTATACATTTTCAAATGTGATAAATAA